Proteins co-encoded in one Brassica rapa cultivar Chiifu-401-42 chromosome A02, CAAS_Brap_v3.01, whole genome shotgun sequence genomic window:
- the LOC117131765 gene encoding uncharacterized protein LOC117131765 — protein MNHWLLLIVFKHTVNSKLQSESVNGAKAGQKEAKEPSLTTEPSSSRELCLVSPADDLPREDPSLLILDKQVSTASDLLVEEARRQTNKETALVNLRKKSVRERKLAPTQQTPFKGNSTAKQIIPNKQVGGGYDPFAPIDKMKSKELTAWVQKDPSYKLPLKKKPRRCRSRFYQVLRTPLEWLTDHQMDAFINILRQRYQNHPEHFRSDRMCFLDHVFSRQWRASYPDFKSDAPDANGLGRRLPGGAWNYHAGLIPFFAI, from the exons ATGAACCACT GGCTTTTgttaatagtttttaaacacaCTGTGAACTCGAAATTGCAGAGTGAAAGTGTGAATGGGGCGAAAGCAGGACAGAAGGAAGCCAAAGAACCGAGTCTTACTACAGAACCGAGTTCCTCGAGAGAGCTCTGTCTTGTGAGTCCTGCAGACGACTTACCGAGAGAAGATCCTAGCCTTCTTATATTGGACAAACAAGTTTCGACCGCTTCAGATTTACTCGTTGAAGAAGCTAGAAGGCAGACAAACAAGGAGACTGCTTTGGTGAATCTCCGTAAAAAAAGTGTGCGAGAAAGGAAGCTTGCTCCCACACAGCAAACTCCTTTTAAGGGAAACAGCACTGCCAAACAGATCATTCCAAACAAACAGGTTGGCGGAGGCTATGATCCTTTTGCACCCATTGACAAGATGAAGTCGAAGGAGCTCACTGCATGGGTGCAAAAAGATCC TTCTTATAAACTGCCTCTGAAAAAAAAACCACGTAGATGTCGAAGTCGATTCTATCAGGTCCTCCGAACCCCCTTAGAATGGCTAACCGACCAT CAAATGGATGCTTTTATTAATATACTGAGGCAACGGTACCAAAACCATCCAGAACATTTCAGGAGCGACAGAATGTGCTTTCTTGATCATGTCTTTTCTCGGCAGTGGAGGGCCTCCTACCCTGATTTTAAGAGCGACGCTCCTGATGCCAACGGTTTAGGAAGAAGACTCCCTGGTGGGGCGTGGAATTATCATGCAGGCTTGATACCTTTTTTTGCCATCTAA